The Amycolatopsis sp. 195334CR genome window below encodes:
- a CDS encoding alpha-ketoglutarate-dependent dioxygenase AlkB, protein MSTELQGSLFDTAAEIGLRPLNGIERTTLGDGAWIDVLPGWLTGASELFDRLVHEVPWHGEQRWMYERIVDVPRLLCFYEESQPLPHAVLASARQELSTHYAAELGEPFRTAGLCYYRDGRDSVAWHGDTIGRGSSEDTMVAIVSVGAPRTLALRPRGGGEVVKRPLGHGDLIVMGGSCQRTWEHAIPKTSKAVGPRISIQFRPRGVR, encoded by the coding sequence ATGTCCACCGAGCTCCAGGGGTCTCTTTTCGACACCGCGGCCGAGATCGGGTTGCGCCCGCTCAACGGCATCGAGCGCACCACGCTCGGCGACGGCGCGTGGATCGACGTGCTGCCCGGCTGGCTCACCGGGGCGAGCGAGCTGTTCGACCGCTTGGTGCACGAGGTGCCCTGGCACGGGGAGCAGCGGTGGATGTACGAGCGGATCGTCGACGTGCCGCGGTTGTTGTGCTTCTACGAGGAGTCGCAGCCGCTTCCGCACGCCGTACTCGCGTCGGCGCGGCAGGAGCTGAGCACGCACTACGCGGCGGAACTCGGCGAGCCGTTCCGGACGGCCGGGCTCTGCTACTACCGCGACGGGCGGGACAGCGTCGCGTGGCACGGGGACACGATCGGCCGCGGGAGCAGCGAGGACACAATGGTGGCGATCGTGTCCGTCGGGGCGCCACGAACCCTGGCCCTCCGCCCGCGCGGCGGCGGCGAGGTCGTGAAGCGGCCGTTGGGGCACGGGGACCTGATCGTGATGGGTGGTTCCTGTCAGCGCACTTGGGAACACGCCATCCCGAAAACGAGCAAGGCGGTGGGCCCGAGGATCAGCATCCAATTCCGCCCGAGAGGAGTCCGATAA
- a CDS encoding cupin domain-containing protein, producing the protein MNHHLVRATEAETLTGDPGALIELLADTGTTGGALTANRTIFRTGADGAPPHFHTKASELFFVLDGELEVLLGEEVVILKKGDLLVVPPRTPHAFGAVEGKEADVLFVFAPAMGRFDYYRLLDRVHRGETEPKEIGASQERFDNHYVDSPEWRKARSH; encoded by the coding sequence ATGAACCACCACCTGGTCCGCGCCACCGAAGCCGAAACCCTGACCGGCGACCCCGGGGCGCTGATCGAGCTGCTCGCCGACACCGGCACCACCGGCGGCGCGCTCACCGCGAACCGCACGATCTTCCGCACCGGCGCCGACGGTGCGCCGCCGCACTTCCACACCAAGGCGTCCGAGCTGTTCTTCGTGCTCGACGGCGAGCTGGAGGTCCTGCTCGGCGAAGAGGTCGTCATCCTCAAGAAGGGCGACCTGCTGGTGGTGCCGCCGCGCACCCCGCACGCGTTCGGCGCGGTCGAAGGCAAGGAGGCCGACGTGCTCTTCGTCTTCGCGCCGGCCATGGGCCGTTTCGACTACTACCGCCTGCTCGACCGCGTGCACCGCGGCGAGACCGAGCCGAAGGAGATCGGCGCCTCGCAGGAGCGCTTCGACAACCACTACGTCGACAGCCCGGAGTGGCGCAAGGCCCGGTCACACTGA
- the cysD gene encoding sulfate adenylyltransferase subunit CysD produces the protein MAAGTYQLTHLRALEAEAVHILREVAATFERPVLLFSGGKDSVVLLHLAARAFWPAPLPFGVLHVDTGHNFAEVLEFRDRTVAKLGVRLAVARVQDDIDAGRVADEASRNRLQTTTLLRAISENRFDAVFGGARRDEEKARAKERVFSFRDEFGQWDPRNQRPELWNLYNGKHRPGEHIRVFPLSNWTELDIWQYIADEEIELPPLYYAHRRQVFQRDGMLLAVGPHLSPRADEQPYEALVRFRTVGDATCTGCVASTAATPEAVVAEVAASRVTERGATRADDRISEAGMEDRKREGYF, from the coding sequence ATGGCGGCGGGCACCTACCAGCTGACCCACCTGCGAGCACTCGAAGCCGAAGCGGTCCACATCCTCCGCGAGGTAGCGGCCACCTTCGAGCGCCCCGTGCTGCTCTTTTCCGGGGGCAAGGACTCCGTGGTCCTCCTCCACCTGGCCGCGCGTGCCTTCTGGCCCGCCCCACTCCCCTTCGGCGTGTTGCACGTGGACACCGGCCACAACTTCGCCGAGGTCCTCGAGTTCCGCGACCGCACGGTCGCCAAGCTCGGCGTCCGGCTGGCCGTAGCCCGCGTCCAGGACGACATCGACGCCGGCCGCGTCGCCGACGAGGCCAGTCGCAACCGCCTCCAGACCACCACGCTGCTCCGCGCGATCAGCGAGAACAGGTTCGACGCCGTCTTCGGCGGCGCCCGGCGCGACGAGGAAAAGGCCCGCGCCAAGGAACGCGTGTTCAGCTTCCGCGACGAGTTCGGCCAGTGGGACCCCCGCAACCAGCGCCCCGAACTCTGGAACCTCTACAACGGCAAGCACCGCCCCGGCGAGCACATCCGCGTCTTCCCCCTCTCCAACTGGACCGAACTCGACATCTGGCAGTACATCGCCGACGAGGAGATCGAACTCCCGCCGCTGTACTACGCGCACCGCCGCCAGGTCTTCCAACGCGACGGCATGCTGCTCGCCGTCGGCCCGCACCTCAGCCCGCGCGCCGACGAGCAACCCTACGAAGCCCTGGTCCGCTTCCGCACGGTCGGCGACGCGACCTGCACCGGATGCGTGGCCTCGACCGCCGCCACCCCCGAGGCGGTGGTCGCCGAAGTCGCCGCGAGCCGGGTCACCGAGCGCGGTGCCACCCGCGCCGACGACCGGATTTCCGAGGCGGGCATGGAAGACCGCAAGCGGGAGGGGTACTTCTGA
- a CDS encoding alpha/beta hydrolase, whose amino-acid sequence MIKGEALRARVAAMPGVHRLRRPLGDGRSFDLHYVRAGPPSDCPLLVVPGGPGLASVLPYHHLRREAAARGLDVVMVEHRGVGLSRTDDNGDDLPFSALTVEQVVEDLAAVLDDCGVRWAVVYGSSYGTYLAQGLGVRHPGRVRSMVLDSPMLSADDDHAQRAALRELYLGGPLTGLIDAGIVAAEETGQVLQVVHEFGGKQQVERLLALMASGRGAGVWRWLHGLGELETTKVNRFVMEFDLVGAIAFGELGFAPEPDGEPLDVNLYFADLAPRYPPFRGEPFDLTTALRRFHWPVAVLSGDNDIRTPRSIAARIASLAPDGVLVPLADTGHSALDTHRRAALTAARIVADGGHRRLPRLAPRLAALPRRGPGKVLGRLLTARLVLGRLISV is encoded by the coding sequence ATGATCAAGGGGGAAGCCCTGCGCGCCCGGGTCGCCGCCATGCCGGGGGTGCACCGGCTGCGCCGTCCCCTCGGCGACGGGCGTTCGTTCGACCTGCACTACGTGCGCGCCGGGCCGCCGAGCGACTGCCCGCTGCTGGTCGTGCCGGGCGGACCGGGACTGGCGTCGGTCCTGCCGTACCACCACCTGCGCCGGGAGGCCGCCGCACGCGGGCTCGACGTGGTGATGGTCGAGCACCGGGGCGTCGGGCTGTCGCGCACCGACGACAACGGTGACGACCTGCCGTTCTCCGCGCTGACCGTGGAGCAGGTGGTCGAGGACCTGGCCGCCGTGCTCGACGACTGCGGGGTGCGGTGGGCGGTGGTGTACGGCTCGTCGTACGGCACGTACCTCGCGCAGGGGCTCGGCGTGCGGCACCCCGGCCGCGTCCGGTCGATGGTGCTCGATTCGCCGATGCTGTCCGCGGACGACGACCACGCGCAGCGCGCCGCGTTGCGCGAGCTGTACCTCGGCGGCCCGCTGACCGGCCTGATCGACGCCGGGATCGTGGCGGCCGAGGAGACCGGGCAGGTGCTCCAGGTGGTGCACGAGTTCGGCGGGAAACAGCAGGTCGAGCGGCTGCTGGCGCTGATGGCCAGCGGTCGCGGCGCCGGGGTGTGGCGGTGGCTGCACGGCCTCGGCGAGCTGGAGACCACCAAGGTGAACCGGTTCGTGATGGAGTTCGACCTGGTCGGCGCGATCGCCTTCGGTGAGCTCGGCTTCGCGCCGGAGCCCGACGGTGAACCGCTCGACGTGAACCTCTACTTCGCCGATCTGGCGCCGCGGTACCCGCCGTTCCGCGGGGAGCCGTTCGACCTGACCACCGCGCTGCGCCGGTTCCACTGGCCGGTGGCGGTGCTGTCCGGCGACAACGACATCCGCACCCCGCGCTCGATCGCCGCCCGCATCGCTTCGCTGGCACCGGACGGGGTGCTGGTGCCGCTGGCGGACACCGGGCACAGCGCGCTCGACACGCACCGGCGGGCCGCGCTGACCGCGGCCAGGATCGTCGCCGACGGCGGGCACCGGCGGCTGCCGCGACTGGCGCCGCGGCTCGCCGCGCTGCCGCGCCGGGGTCCGGGCAAGGTGCTCGGCAGGCTGCTCACCGCCCGGCTCGTCCTCGGCAGGCTCATCTCAGTGTGA
- a CDS encoding LysR family transcriptional regulator: MELREIEIFLVLAEELHFGHTAERLRVSQARVSQSIRKAERQIGAPLFERTSRRVALTPIGERLRNDLRPAYRRIEEGLARAKAAGRGVTGELCLGFEAPGVAELISSTLDIFRSENPGCVVRIREADFANPFALLRDGEVDALITLLPADEPDITTGPSVHSEQMVLAVSSRHPLAAKEFVTLEDLARDTVLRAAHPPAPYWQDDPWLTPDGHPVHRGEPVRTFQELLSAVATGTGICPLAAHAADYFARPSLRFIPFRHAPPVHWGLVWLTSGETSRIRALAAACA; encoded by the coding sequence GTGGAGTTGCGCGAGATCGAGATCTTCCTGGTGCTGGCCGAGGAGCTGCACTTCGGCCACACCGCCGAGCGGCTGCGGGTGTCGCAGGCGCGGGTGAGCCAGTCGATCAGGAAGGCGGAGCGGCAGATCGGTGCCCCGCTGTTCGAGCGGACCAGCCGCCGGGTCGCGCTGACCCCGATCGGCGAGCGGCTGCGCAACGACCTGCGGCCGGCCTACCGCCGGATCGAGGAAGGGCTCGCGCGGGCGAAGGCCGCCGGTCGCGGCGTCACCGGCGAACTGTGCCTCGGTTTCGAGGCGCCCGGGGTCGCGGAACTAATTTCGTCCACTTTGGACATCTTCCGAAGCGAGAATCCCGGGTGCGTGGTACGAATCCGCGAAGCCGACTTCGCCAATCCCTTCGCCCTCCTGCGCGACGGCGAGGTGGACGCCCTGATCACCCTGCTCCCGGCCGACGAGCCGGACATCACCACCGGCCCGAGTGTCCACAGTGAACAAATGGTGCTGGCGGTGTCGTCCCGGCATCCCCTGGCCGCCAAGGAGTTCGTCACCCTGGAGGATCTGGCCCGCGACACCGTCCTGCGGGCCGCGCACCCACCGGCACCGTACTGGCAGGACGACCCGTGGCTCACCCCGGACGGCCACCCGGTGCACCGGGGCGAGCCGGTCCGCACCTTCCAGGAACTGCTCTCGGCCGTCGCCACCGGCACCGGCATCTGCCCACTGGCGGCCCACGCCGCGGACTACTTCGCCCGCCCCTCCCTACGCTTCATCCCGTTCCGGCACGCACCCCCGGTGCACTGGGGCCTGGTCTGGCTCACCTCCGGCGAAACCAGCCGAATCCGCGCGCTGGCCGCCGCCTGCGCGTAA
- a CDS encoding DNA topoisomerase (ATP-hydrolyzing) subunit A: MARRKGTTTKIDPSAFDRAGANVYDNSIKTEIEDSYLEYAYSVIHSRALPDARDGLKPVHRRILFSMNENGYRPTHAYVKSSRVVGDVMGKYHPHGDTAIYDAMVRMAQDFSMNVPLVDGHGNFGSPDDGPAASRYTEARMSREAMLLVGELGEDTVDFRPNYDGSLAEPSVLPAAYPNLLVNGTSGIAVGMATNMIPHNMFEVITAARWLINHPNATLDKLMEFVPGPDLPTGGLLLGLDEVRKAYETGRGVVRMRAKVETGPLEGSRGRQAITVTELPYGVGTERIIEKITDEVNKSKRLTGIADVKDLTDRENGTRLVIECKVGVNPQALLADLYRLTPLEQSFGINNLVLVDGQPRTLGLKALLEVFLAHRYEVVTRRTRYRRRKREERLHLVEGLLKALLNIDKVIRLIRNSENAQEAKDGLMSQFKLSEIQATYILDTPLRRLTKYDRLELEAEQDQLREEIAELTKILEDESVLKKVVSSELGKIAKEFSSERRTALIDGDLKEVLAASKPAGPLEVADDPCQVILSATGLVARTAAESEEVSEGRRRNGRARHDAVAAVVHSTARGQILLITSSGRAFKTDVLPLPVLPEQVGTVSLRGGMAASELVPLEKGERVIGVAPLGEQAAGSPGLALGTRNGVVKVCAPEWPVRSDEFEVISLKDGDEVVGATWLTDGSETLAFLTSQASLLRYAASLVRPQGLKGGGMAGINVGADARVVFFGALRTDDGEHGEPMVVTATGQSVKVTPFEEYPAKGRGTGGVRTHRFLKGETGLAVGWIGPRPAGSSSSGSPVELPEVDLRRDGSGAAHPGPDVVGHLIERG; encoded by the coding sequence ATGGCTCGCCGCAAGGGAACCACGACCAAGATCGACCCGTCGGCCTTCGACCGCGCCGGGGCGAACGTGTACGACAACTCGATCAAGACCGAGATCGAGGACTCGTACCTGGAGTACGCCTACTCGGTGATCCACTCCCGCGCGCTGCCCGACGCGCGCGACGGGTTGAAGCCGGTGCACCGCCGGATCCTGTTCTCCATGAACGAGAACGGCTACCGGCCGACGCACGCGTACGTGAAGTCGTCGCGGGTGGTCGGTGACGTGATGGGCAAGTACCACCCGCACGGCGACACCGCGATCTACGACGCGATGGTCCGCATGGCGCAGGACTTCTCGATGAACGTGCCGCTGGTCGACGGGCACGGCAACTTCGGCAGCCCGGACGACGGCCCGGCGGCCAGCCGGTACACCGAGGCGCGGATGTCGCGCGAAGCGATGCTGCTGGTCGGGGAACTCGGCGAGGACACCGTCGACTTCCGGCCCAACTACGACGGTTCGCTGGCCGAGCCGTCGGTGCTGCCCGCGGCGTACCCGAACCTGCTGGTGAACGGGACCTCCGGGATCGCCGTCGGCATGGCGACGAACATGATCCCGCACAACATGTTCGAGGTGATCACCGCCGCGCGCTGGCTGATCAACCACCCGAACGCCACGCTGGACAAGCTGATGGAGTTCGTGCCGGGGCCCGACCTGCCCACCGGTGGCCTGCTGCTCGGCCTGGACGAGGTGCGCAAGGCGTACGAGACCGGGCGCGGCGTGGTCCGCATGCGCGCCAAGGTAGAGACCGGCCCGCTGGAGGGCAGCCGCGGCCGCCAGGCGATCACCGTCACCGAACTGCCCTACGGCGTCGGCACCGAGCGGATCATCGAGAAGATCACCGACGAGGTCAACAAGTCCAAGCGGCTCACCGGCATCGCCGATGTCAAGGACCTCACCGACCGCGAGAACGGCACCCGGCTGGTGATCGAGTGCAAGGTCGGGGTCAACCCGCAGGCGCTGCTGGCCGACCTGTACCGGCTCACCCCGCTCGAGCAGTCCTTCGGCATCAACAACCTGGTCCTGGTCGACGGGCAGCCGCGCACGCTCGGGCTGAAGGCGCTGCTGGAGGTGTTCCTGGCGCACCGGTACGAGGTGGTCACCCGGCGGACGCGGTACCGCCGCCGCAAGCGCGAGGAACGGCTGCACCTGGTCGAGGGCCTGCTCAAGGCGCTGCTGAACATCGACAAGGTGATCCGGTTGATCCGGAACAGCGAGAACGCGCAGGAGGCCAAGGACGGCCTGATGTCGCAGTTCAAGCTGTCGGAGATCCAGGCCACCTACATCCTGGACACCCCGCTGCGCCGGCTGACCAAGTACGACCGGCTGGAGCTGGAGGCCGAGCAGGACCAGTTGCGCGAGGAGATCGCCGAGCTGACCAAGATCCTCGAGGACGAGTCCGTGCTGAAGAAGGTGGTCTCCAGCGAGCTGGGCAAGATCGCCAAGGAGTTCTCCAGCGAGCGCCGGACCGCGTTGATCGACGGTGACCTCAAGGAGGTGCTCGCCGCCTCGAAGCCGGCCGGCCCGCTGGAGGTGGCCGACGACCCGTGCCAGGTGATCCTGTCCGCCACCGGGCTGGTGGCGCGCACCGCGGCCGAGTCGGAGGAGGTCTCGGAAGGCCGTCGCCGCAACGGCCGCGCCCGGCACGACGCGGTCGCCGCGGTGGTCCACTCCACCGCGCGCGGGCAGATCCTGCTGATCACCAGCAGCGGGCGGGCGTTCAAGACCGACGTGCTGCCGTTGCCGGTGCTGCCGGAACAGGTGGGCACGGTCTCGTTGCGCGGCGGCATGGCGGCGAGCGAGCTGGTGCCGTTGGAGAAGGGCGAGCGGGTGATCGGCGTGGCGCCGCTGGGCGAGCAGGCCGCCGGTTCGCCGGGGCTCGCGCTCGGCACGCGCAACGGGGTGGTGAAGGTCTGCGCGCCGGAATGGCCGGTGCGGTCCGACGAGTTCGAGGTGATCTCGCTCAAGGACGGCGACGAGGTGGTCGGCGCGACCTGGCTGACCGACGGTTCGGAGACGCTGGCTTTCCTGACCTCGCAGGCTTCCCTGCTGCGGTACGCGGCTTCACTGGTCCGGCCGCAGGGCCTCAAGGGCGGCGGTATGGCGGGGATCAACGTGGGCGCGGACGCCCGCGTGGTCTTCTTCGGCGCGCTGCGGACGGATGACGGTGAACACGGCGAGCCGATGGTGGTCACCGCGACCGGGCAGAGCGTGAAGGTGACGCCGTTCGAGGAGTACCCGGCGAAGGGCCGGGGTACCGGCGGGGTGCGGACGCACCGGTTCCTGAAGGGGGAGACGGGGTTGGCCGTCGGCTGGATCGGCCCGCGGCCCGCGGGTTCCTCGTCCAGTGGTTCGCCGGTGGAACTGCCCGAAGTGGACCTGCGGCGGGACGGTTCCGGTGCGGCTCACCCGGGACCGGACGTGGTCGGCCACCTCATCGAACGCGGCTGA
- the cysC gene encoding adenylyl-sulfate kinase, protein MTELLRIATAGSVDDGKSTLIGRLLYDSKALFTDQLAAVERTSRERGEDQPNLALLTDGLRAEREQGITIDVAHRYFATPRRKFIIADTPGHIQYTRNMVTGASTADLALILVDARKGIVEQSRRHAFLASLLGIPHLVLCVNKMDLVDWSRDRFDELRAEFGRFAAKLDVHDLTFVPMSALTGDNVVHRGAAMPWYEGTSLLHHLEEVHVASDRNLIDARLPVQYVIRRQQEDGYFRGYAGTIAGGVFKPGDEVLVLPSRTKTTISAITGPGGEPLAEAFPPQAVTVQLDGELDVGRGDLICRPRNQPHVSQEIDAMVCWLTDRTELTPGTKYLIKHTTRSTRTLVRAVDYRLDITTLHRDEHADSLEINEIGRISLRTQEPLFFDEYRRNRATGGFILIDEQTGGTVAAGTVLAPGGTADVVWQATAVAREERGTRGATIWLTGLSGSGKSSVAVEIERLLVDAGRPAYLLDGDNLRTGINAGLGFGAEDRAENVRRAGEVAKLFADAGVVAVVSLISPYTADRAKVRAAHELAGLPFIEVFVDTPLEICEDRDPKGMYAKARAGQITGFTGIDDPYEAPAEPELVLRPEDGDPVVMAALVLSHLR, encoded by the coding sequence ATGACCGAACTGCTGCGGATCGCCACCGCGGGCAGCGTGGACGACGGCAAGTCCACGCTCATCGGCAGGCTGCTCTACGACTCGAAAGCCCTGTTCACCGACCAGCTCGCCGCCGTCGAGCGCACCAGCCGCGAGCGCGGCGAGGACCAGCCGAACCTCGCGCTGCTCACCGACGGCCTCCGCGCCGAACGCGAGCAGGGCATCACCATCGACGTCGCGCACCGCTACTTCGCCACCCCCAGGCGCAAGTTCATCATCGCCGACACCCCCGGCCACATCCAGTACACGCGCAACATGGTCACCGGCGCCTCCACCGCGGACCTCGCGCTCATCCTCGTCGACGCGCGCAAGGGCATCGTCGAGCAGTCGCGCCGCCACGCGTTCCTGGCTTCACTGCTGGGAATTCCGCACCTCGTGCTGTGCGTGAACAAGATGGACCTGGTGGACTGGTCGCGGGACCGGTTCGACGAACTGCGCGCCGAGTTCGGCCGGTTCGCCGCCAAGCTGGACGTGCACGACCTGACCTTCGTCCCGATGTCCGCGCTCACCGGCGACAACGTGGTGCACCGCGGCGCCGCGATGCCTTGGTACGAAGGAACTTCGCTGCTGCACCACCTGGAAGAGGTGCACGTCGCCTCGGACCGGAACCTGATCGACGCGCGGCTCCCGGTGCAGTACGTGATCCGCCGCCAGCAGGAGGACGGCTACTTCCGCGGGTACGCGGGCACGATCGCGGGCGGCGTGTTCAAACCCGGCGACGAGGTGCTCGTGCTGCCGTCGCGCACCAAGACCACCATCTCGGCGATCACCGGCCCCGGCGGTGAACCGCTGGCCGAGGCGTTCCCGCCCCAGGCGGTCACCGTGCAACTCGACGGCGAGCTGGACGTCGGCCGCGGCGACCTGATCTGCCGCCCGCGCAACCAACCGCACGTCAGCCAGGAAATCGACGCGATGGTCTGCTGGCTGACCGATCGCACCGAGCTGACCCCCGGCACGAAGTACCTCATCAAGCACACCACGCGCAGCACCCGGACGCTGGTGCGCGCGGTCGACTACCGGCTGGACATCACCACCCTGCACCGCGACGAGCACGCGGATTCCTTGGAAATCAACGAAATCGGCCGGATCAGCCTGCGCACCCAGGAGCCGCTCTTCTTCGACGAGTACCGCCGCAACCGGGCCACCGGCGGGTTCATCCTGATCGACGAGCAGACCGGCGGCACGGTCGCGGCCGGTACCGTGCTCGCGCCGGGCGGCACCGCCGACGTGGTCTGGCAGGCGACCGCGGTGGCCAGGGAGGAACGCGGCACGCGCGGCGCCACGATCTGGCTGACCGGCCTGTCCGGCTCCGGCAAGTCGAGTGTGGCGGTGGAAATCGAACGGCTGCTCGTCGACGCCGGGCGCCCCGCGTACCTGCTCGACGGCGACAACCTGCGCACCGGCATCAACGCCGGGCTCGGCTTCGGCGCCGAGGACCGCGCGGAGAACGTGCGGCGGGCCGGCGAGGTGGCGAAGCTGTTCGCCGACGCCGGGGTGGTCGCCGTGGTGTCGTTGATCAGCCCGTACACCGCCGACCGGGCGAAGGTCCGGGCCGCGCACGAACTCGCCGGGTTGCCGTTCATCGAGGTCTTCGTCGACACGCCGCTGGAGATCTGCGAGGACCGCGACCCGAAGGGCATGTACGCCAAGGCGCGCGCCGGGCAGATCACCGGGTTCACCGGCATCGACGACCCGTACGAGGCCCCGGCCGAGCCGGAACTGGTGCTGCGCCCGGAGGACGGCGATCCGGTGGTGATGGCCGCTCTCGTTCTTTCGCACCTGCGGTAA
- a CDS encoding trypsin-like serine protease: MKTSRWASLLKKSAIVVAGAATAFGLATAPAVAAPPTPDGGVQPTVVGGTKAAQGEFPWMVRLSMGCGGALYKPNIVLTAAHCVSRTGANTGITATLGVVDLQSSSAIKVKSTYVYRSPTYPTSTGGDWALIKLASPVNNIPTLPIATNTSYNSGTFDIAGWGAATQGGAQQRYLLKAKVPFISDTQCKSAGGSYSGLISAAEICAGVWATGGTDTCQGDSGGPMFRRDANNAWIQVGITSWGEGCALAQKPGVYTEVSTFASAIASAANSI; this comes from the coding sequence ATGAAGACCAGCAGGTGGGCCAGTCTGCTCAAAAAATCCGCGATCGTCGTGGCCGGCGCCGCGACGGCGTTCGGTCTCGCCACCGCGCCGGCGGTGGCCGCGCCCCCGACGCCGGACGGCGGCGTGCAGCCGACCGTGGTCGGCGGCACCAAGGCGGCGCAGGGCGAGTTCCCCTGGATGGTGCGGCTCTCGATGGGCTGCGGCGGGGCGCTGTACAAGCCGAACATCGTGCTGACCGCGGCGCACTGCGTCAGCCGGACCGGCGCCAACACCGGCATCACCGCCACGCTCGGCGTGGTCGACCTGCAGAGCTCCAGCGCCATCAAGGTGAAGTCGACCTACGTCTACCGGTCGCCCACCTACCCCACCTCCACCGGTGGTGACTGGGCCCTGATCAAGCTGGCCTCGCCGGTGAACAACATCCCGACCCTGCCGATCGCGACCAACACCAGCTACAACAGCGGCACCTTCGACATCGCCGGCTGGGGCGCGGCCACCCAGGGCGGGGCCCAGCAGCGGTACCTGCTCAAGGCCAAGGTGCCGTTCATCAGCGACACCCAGTGCAAGTCGGCCGGGGGCAGCTACTCCGGCCTGATCTCCGCCGCCGAGATCTGCGCGGGCGTGTGGGCCACCGGTGGCACCGACACCTGCCAGGGCGACTCGGGCGGCCCGATGTTCCGCCGCGACGCCAACAACGCCTGGATCCAGGTGGGCATCACCAGCTGGGGCGAGGGCTGCGCCCTGGCGCAGAAGCCGGGCGTCTACACCGAGGTGAGCACCTTCGCCTCGGCGATCGCCTCCGCCGCGAACAGTATCTAG
- a CDS encoding radical SAM protein has protein sequence MPRTVSPEVAGSLRRLGLRPRELVLYVNSACNLRCQHCYVGDRLLDAAESYHAPDLVAFAASFPGLRRVTVLGGEPFLYRGINEVLGGLTALGVGELRVTTNLTGFFHFDSAKAEPSDFLVAVSLDGHSAEPHDSVRGAGTFARTSANIRWLVDRGWTVEITHTVTRPTVDELPSMLALCRELGVRLLNLHLVSPMGNALAHPELVVGPDHWAEACARLRGLARDDGDLRVRYPPLFVSEAEYRALCASGEYHPHAAGSFYADGDRVVLYPNGEVYISSEAFGTDALLGRVEEGRFRANPGRDNELTRYAADPTVNASEYTGGRSGSHDRPRVLSVSYKRIIRV, from the coding sequence GTGCCCAGAACCGTCTCCCCCGAGGTCGCCGGTTCACTGAGGCGGCTGGGCCTGCGACCGCGGGAGCTGGTGCTCTACGTCAATTCCGCCTGCAACCTGCGCTGCCAGCACTGCTACGTCGGCGATCGACTGCTCGACGCGGCGGAGAGCTACCACGCCCCGGATCTGGTCGCCTTCGCCGCGAGCTTCCCCGGCCTGCGCCGGGTCACCGTGCTCGGTGGGGAACCGTTCCTGTACCGGGGGATCAACGAGGTGCTCGGCGGCCTGACCGCGCTCGGCGTCGGTGAACTGCGGGTCACCACCAACCTCACCGGCTTCTTCCACTTCGACTCGGCGAAGGCCGAGCCGTCGGACTTCCTCGTCGCGGTGAGCCTGGACGGCCACAGCGCCGAACCGCACGACTCGGTCCGTGGTGCCGGCACCTTCGCCAGGACCAGCGCCAACATCCGGTGGCTGGTCGACCGCGGCTGGACCGTGGAGATCACGCACACGGTCACGCGGCCCACCGTGGACGAACTCCCGTCGATGCTCGCGCTGTGCCGGGAACTCGGCGTCCGCCTGCTGAACCTGCACCTGGTGTCGCCCATGGGAAACGCACTGGCGCACCCCGAACTGGTGGTCGGCCCGGACCACTGGGCCGAAGCCTGCGCACGGCTGCGCGGACTCGCCCGGGACGACGGTGACCTCCGCGTGCGGTATCCGCCGTTGTTCGTCAGCGAAGCCGAGTACCGGGCGCTGTGCGCGTCAGGTGAGTACCACCCGCACGCGGCGGGCAGCTTCTACGCCGACGGTGATCGCGTGGTGCTGTACCCCAACGGGGAGGTCTACATCTCGTCGGAGGCGTTCGGCACCGACGCCCTCCTCGGCCGCGTCGAGGAGGGCCGCTTCAGGGCGAATCCTGGGCGGGACAACGAACTCACGCGGTACGCGGCCGATCCGACGGTGAACGCGAGCGAGTACACCGGCGGCCGGTCCGGCAGCCACGACCGCCCGCGGGTGCTCTCCGTGTCGTACAAGCGGATCATCCGCGTGTAG